The nucleotide window TGTTATCATAAAGTTGATGATGTTTATTTAGGGGCAGATTTTGCGTAAcatacacaaaataataagGATGAAAACTTGTAGCAAAATAAGTACAGACGTGTTTCAAATTCTAGCTCTTATGGTGAATTTCTATAACTTTaacactagttttttttatttatatcataaggttaTAAACGGCCACTTCAATACACCTAAAAAGCTAAGCaatcgctgcccatagacatccgcaattgcagatacgttgcctaacctttaatcgacagtaCAGtagtataaaacattattgcaGTCCTTATGTTTCAAAGCTCAGTAAACACCAATTAAAACACTTGAATCTCACGCTAATGATGTCACTTTGATGGGcaaatcataaatataattctagCACTAGTTTACTTTTTGCTTGTAAACATGTCGCTCGTCATCAGGCAATGCGCTGCAGAGGTTGTCGAGCACCAGCTGCGCCTGCCGCAGACTTTCGGCGGCGCCGGGCCATTGCTGCagctcgagcagcagcgctcCGCCCAGCCACGCCGCGTACGCGCGCGCCTCCAGTTGCGTGCGCGCGTCGCAGGCACCGCTCTgacatataaatacataagcACATGTAAGTACAGAAACAATTTTCTGTTGCATTTATCGGGAAAAATACTggtttacttaaataaacccttcaaaaattactaaatagaTACCATTGTCATTTTGAAGTAGTAGAAGTAATactcaatttataaaatgcaacGTTACTTCCACTTGTACTCTTAggcaatattgtaaaatagcCGTTTCATCTCTTAGTActgaattgaaatataaatcacCTCACACAGCTGCAACAAAGTCTGAGCATGAGCGTAAGCCTTCTTCAATCGTGACACGAGATGGAACTTCTTCCTGGGCTCGGTGTTGGCCTCCTGGCGCAGCTGCATAGCGTGCGCCCAGGCACGCTCCGCCTGCAGCAGTGGCACACACAGCAACCGGCTCTCTGCACTCGAGGCAGTTAAATGCGCCGGCGTTACGTCACGACGACGGTAGTGACGACGATCGCcctaaatttatataaaataattactcaCATGACAAAAATCTAAATTCTCAAGGTGTATCAATTAAGGTTATATTCTTGATACAGTAAGACTCCATCAACTACAATGTGAGTTGTCCAATGAGTAAGCAGACTTTTTATGTTCtcatataaaatctatattgaTGGACTCCCTTAGTGACCATTTGGAGTGTCTTGAGAGCGGCATTTACACAATTTGTTTCATAACGTGACATAATTTATgtgtattaatttgaaaaatctgGTAAGGTATTTGTACCTGTGGTATTTTCAAGACTTTACGCATCCGTCGCAGTCGTCGCGAACAATATCCGCGGTAACGTTGGTAGTCGCCGTGACGCAGACCATGCTGTTGCTGGGCATCCTTTGTCACACGAAATACTTTTGAAATACTAGTCAaggataattaattaattaaatgtaaataatccATTGGcctttagaattaaaaatattaattaacaacaaaTGCACTACAACTaagcttatttaattttccaatATGACGTTTTCAGAGACTGCATTTATTGATTCTTGAAACATATAATTACCTCacttattttatgataaaaattatttatatcaacattTGCAAACAAAGTTAAGAAATCGTATAGAATAGgggtttttttattgtaaaattttttgaaaaattttgttacatttgagGTGAGgacatgaaaataaaaggaaTTATTTACGTTAGCATGCCGAAACGAAGACGTAAGTTATGAGATAAGCCTTAAATAACATAAGTTTATTgcttactaaatatatttttatagttatagtaATTACACCAAAGAAATCATTGAAAAGGATACTTTCTAATGATAAGAGTTTTGATGGTTTTGACTCTGTCTTGTCATCTTCAGCTGGTAATTGTCTTATATCATCACCTTCACTTTCTAAGACCACCATTGCCACGAATGATTCGACTGCAATTTATAATTCGATTTGATGGAACAACTATTTCATATACTTTTTCCTAAGAAACACTTCCAACACAACACGTCGCCGTAgactttgacattgacatttattcatgtttctttttatgaCCTGGTAACTTGAGTTTAAACCTTTAAGTGGAAAATGTTCATTCATGACATGTAAATTCGTGTAATCAAAGAGTGTATTTATGATAATCAGGAATTGGATGAAATCAAACCttgataaaaatagtttttttaagtccAAGGAGTTCTGTGTTTACCCTAGAATCAAATCAGAGAAGGAGAAATTCCGGCACCGTGTCAAACGGAAATTCATAAACTCTACCTATCCTTTTGAGTCAAGGGCCCTTGTATccatttatgttaaaaactacttctttaaaaataatttaataatttttctataaataaagtcTTCGAGTGTGACGTTACAATTGACGTTAACATTTACTTTGATAGAATGCAATAGATGTGTCAAACTGTCAAAGTTCCTTGCCGAAAGTCTTTCTGTCAAAGTTGTTCTTTCGGTAGGTTATGTTTAGAttagtttaatgttttgtttctgttaatatctttttaatcGTGATATTTATagtgtattttaattacatgagTTTGTTAAAGTGATAGTGCCTCAATATTGATATCAATATTTTCTCTTTCagaacataaaaacataagcAATGGCTAAGTCTAAGAACCATACGAATCACAACCAAAGTGAGTATACAACAATGTATTGGTATTGGTATTTGGTATTGAAATCAAAGCGAATAACATGTTTGACTATTTGGGAATCTCAGTGTCAATTCTCTGTTAATTATTTCAGACCGCAAAGCTCACAGAAATGGGATCAAAAAACCAAAGAAGTTCAGACATGAATCTACTCTTGGCGTaagtaaattatcaattttaagctAGACTATATTGGGATATTGTTGAAGTAGTGTATGTCTAATTTAGTGAAATGTAGTATGTTAATGTTTACCCTAATTCAGgtgatgtatttatttaatagtcaTGTGggacatttaaattgtttttaatctatttcaagtaatttatttctgtaatCCGTCTTTCAATCACTTTGATTCtgctttatacaatttaatactttaaatacatAAGATGACAACAAtttgttatcaatatttttaatagcttagtatttacatttatctggtATACTCATTGTGCACACGCAAATGATTGGTGCACTAGCCATAATGTGACCACTTGGCTAACTTTGAAATGGCATATCGATGGTTTTCTGACGCAACCTCGTAACTCGATTTTTGACGATATTGAGATTTAATCggaaaattaatcaataaatatagccGCATAGATctgtaaagttataaataaaaatattcattcaatttttttttatttaaaaaaatacaatctcgTATCTCAGTTCAAAAAAATGTGTCAAGCGCAACCTCGTATCTTGAAATACAAGATGGcgtatttataaacaagttcTGTCTTTTTCTCCTATTAACAGTAGAcgcgttgctggagtttcttccgccacttctcccagcgctaacgctttccgaagtggcagtaatgttagctgtattaataatagcaatcagataaaagcaaccgatcaagccgaggttcggccctctcgggcacccttgaatcggaatgcttgacagcccaagccgaggtcccctctcgggggcccttgcgcccagtcactccatggagcgtccaccgaagcgacctaagagctcggtgacctcccaatccggtaataataacaaagtaacagcccgagccgaggctcctgagggagccctcgagcctagttactcataaacgaggtttaggctaagcgccaactgcgcccggccacctcaagcccggtgaaactgtaaatgcctcctcaaggcaaacagtgactactcagtcacaaaaaaaaagttctctCAGCAATGTTATTTggtccaattttattaataaaaactttattattactttaaatatctttcagtaaattgaattgttattcaaagtgaatttgtttattcgctttggacataggataatttttaccccgttttctattttttttccgcgcggacggagtcgcgggtagaaGCTAGTATCAGATAAAGAtcgaaataataatgaaagtaaaaatcacGAAGTAGTAATGGTGCTTGATGAAACTACTGGAGTTTTAATTCCTCTCGAATGTACACCAGTGAACGAAGATGAAGAGGAGAATGTTGattctagtttatttataaatatgcacTTAGATGAATCTACGGGCTTATTTGTAGTAGATTGAGATCAATCAATGTCATCACAtggattattaaattcatcaaattcaataattttgaatcaaACTGACAGTTCTAAACTGGGTAAATGTATTGTCGAAAAGATACATCCAAGTTATATTTAGACAATTTATATAAGTCTGCTCAAGACGTTTaccgtgattttttaaaatctatgaaAGGGCTAAATATCCCAGATAGTGAAGTATCTAGCTATggatttttagttaaaaaaatgcaatcgATGAATATTGAGATTTTCCAACCGCGAAAAGACTTCTGCGACACatgttttgcatttaaaaataaaaatatatcaacagaAGAGTACAATAAgcatgtaaaagaaaaagaccGTTCGCTGGAGAGATCAAGGCTTTCACTGTAGATGTCCAAGCTGTGCAAATGATctgttcttaaaataaaataattaaaaaaaaatttaataatgtatccTTATTTGAAAAAGATATTACGCAATCACGTATGTTACGTTTTTTTCTCTGCAACAAACACGTATctcagaaaataaaagaaaaagtaatgattaaatttttttaatactatatttaactCAAAAATTTGTCGAaagattgaatatttttaaaattagaaaaaaaaattgttaaaaaaaattaaaaatttcataataaaacgttttttgtCTTTACTGAAAAGTAGTGATTTCTGAGATACGAGGTTGCGTCAGAAAACCATCGATATGAGACTCAAATTCACGAAAAATAGCATGccattgtaaaaatgtttaaggCAGCTTAGTGttgtttacaataacattttactgtGGTTGTCATAATAATCTATAGCTTTTTTATCTCTGTAGATGGACCCTAAATTCTTGAGGAACCAGAGGTTTTGTAAAAAGGGTAACCTGAAGCCTGCAAAACAACTTGCACGAGCAGCAGAAAAGAAAGCAGCCCGTGAAGCTAAGGCTAAGAAATGATCCATtagatttaagaaataaaaaaattaaataacaaaatgttttattttttatacctcGCTGTGAAAATGTCCGATTGAAATAAGTATACTATTGTTCACATCCGATTgtaaatattagtttataatcttactagatatattaaaacaataaaaatggaaTGCCCATATGTAATACAAGCTGTTGCCCgccactccgtccgcgcggaactgaaaaaaaaacttagtggcctatgtgttctttcagactatgatctacatctttgccaaatttcatcaaagtCTGTTGAGCCATCCCagagacaccttcaaacaaacatccatttcaattttagtaagataagaataAACAAGTCCGCCTTTTATTCCGGGTAATCTTGAAACGGCTGGATCCATTACAAGAGAACTTCTGAATTATAGCTAATATATGCgagaatattgtaaaaaatcaaCACCTAGTTACATAGGTACTAGCtttcgtccgcgtggaataaaaaaaaaaacttaataagtggtcgatgtgttcttacagactatgttttacatctccTTGGCCTTTTgaccactcacgtggggtcggtacacaagttattataaaattttggcttaagtttttacggctgccgcctgcctgtcgtcAACCCTACTTGTGAGgacgttctacatctgtaccaaatgtcatcaagatccagccgtttcggagatttcgaattcgcattaataatattagtaacatagataattaatttttccatTTAACGTACTACCTAAAAATACGTTGGTACGATCTAAGACAAAGAAATgttcgtttattttataaaatcaactgttattttataaatcgaaGTGTCCAGTcagatttaaaacttattaaattaacaaactgTCGGTGCCCGCAAATGAATTGTGTtctatttatatcttttaaaggtatctttggtttatttaatcttataaatatatctttgaTTTTAATCTTGTATATGATATCGATACGTTTTAATGATAGGCAATCATTGACATAGGCAGCTTGCAGCATATCTTTACTTTTCAtgctgattttttttcaagtaaactaagtaagaaaataattattctttcgtattttgtaaaaaaattatgtttttttttactactggCAATCTGAATTGGGAAATACCCGAGgttttaattgtattgaaaaatatgtcaCGTGGTATAGAGATAAAGCTCAATATCATTTGCACACATGAAAATATTGAACGAGAAAGATAAACCGTGATTTTTACCCCACTCAATTCGTAATACGTAATACGCTTCACAGTTTACGTTGCACTGTTCTGTACACTGTACAAAAAGTATTACCTTCATACTGGTCTTATCGCCATTTCAGAATAAAGTGATTCTAGTTGTTGAAAAGAAGAAACagtatgtgtatttttatatttggctAACGATATTCTAAAGTGTATTTTGTAACCGTtctaatgtaacatttttaacgaAATTGAACGTTATTGTACAAAGTCTACCAGATTATACGACAAATCTAGTTGTAATTAGTAAACTGCcatgtttaattttctgtTCATAAAATGTGCATATTAAATTGAGGAAATAGcatattacttattattgttTAGTTCATACGGGGTTCAAGGAATTAGAGATATAACTAAAATCGTTTGTTTTCAGGCTTAAGATGGCAAAGGCAAAAGTTGGCAAGAAgtaagtaaaaagttttacaatataataaaagtttgtagATATACCATCCAGACATTCCAAAATTGTGAATGTTATCTAAGATATCATCGATAAGTTATTGTTGTTTGAAAATGtacatgttaatatttttatttaagagcTACGGGCATTGCCATGGAGCTTCCAGAGTGTCCTGTGTGCTTTGAAACTATGTCGGCTCCTATATTTCAATGTCAGTCGGGGCATAGCCTTTGCAATACCTGTACAAGAAACTTAAGCCCCCCGATATGCCCGATATGTCGCCAAGCGATGACTCAAATGAGAAATTTAACACTTGAAGATATTATTGCTAAGGtatgtttagtaaaaaaatattatttattatttctaactGTTAACTGTATAGAGGTTGCATTTTAGATACAAACTATAttgattaaaatgttaaccaaaaagatttatttgagttaaatttaatcttgAAAGTAAAACCATAGTGCTACTAATTCCTTGTTTTTTCAGGCAAATGTGCCATGCCCAAACAAATCATTTGGTTGTGTTTACACTATGCTTACACAAGAAGTTGATGACCATCTCAAGGAGTGTATATTTCGAGTTATGACTTGCCCACTTGGGGCTGTGTTTGGCAAGTGTTCTTGGACGGGTAAGTTttgaactatatttttataaagttttatttat belongs to Papilio machaon chromosome 10, ilPapMach1.1, whole genome shotgun sequence and includes:
- the LOC106718097 gene encoding LOW QUALITY PROTEIN: probable E3 ubiquitin-protein ligase sinah (The sequence of the model RefSeq protein was modified relative to this genomic sequence to represent the inferred CDS: deleted 1 base in 1 codon) → MAKAKVGKKATGIAMELPECPVCFETMSAPIFQCQSGHSLCNTCTRNLSPPICPICRQAMTQMRNLTLEDIIAKANVPCPNKSFGCVYTMLTQEVDDHLKECIFRVMTCPLGAVFGKCSWTGNLKEMMNHFKDRHPQNCNVNLETGVELCNVSINEDERFLYLVQQGNLLFIVTMKIDTLQKVAYWVVQHIGSKKAHNRIFMKFIFQVSKIPEDK
- the LOC106718153 gene encoding 60S ribosomal protein L29, with amino-acid sequence MAKSKNHTNHNQNRKAHRNGIKKPKKFRHESTLGMDPKFLRNQRFCKKGNLKPAKQLARAAEKKAAREAKAKK